A section of the Tepidisphaeraceae bacterium genome encodes:
- the bioB gene encoding biotin synthase BioB produces the protein MSAVVRHDWTVDEIRAIHDRPLMDLVYDAATVHRQHHDPREVQVCKLISIKTGGCPEDCSYCSQSSRYETEVKASPLMPKDEVVAIAQKAKEAGVTRVCMGAAWREVRDNKQFDRVLDMVRDVTDMGLEVCCTLGMLTEEQAKKLEDAGLYAYNHNLDTSAEYYETIITTRTYQDRLDTIANVRKTNVTVCSGGIIGLGETVDDRVSMLCTLANLPQQPESVPVNILSRVEGTPLQLNEEVPFTQSLRMIATARIVFPKSTIRLSAGRATLSSAEQALCFMAGANSIFSSETKRMLTLAPTNDFDEDKALLTGLGLTMRPPFKDAASNERRETAMV, from the coding sequence ATGTCTGCAGTTGTTCGTCATGATTGGACCGTGGATGAGATTCGGGCGATACACGATCGGCCGTTGATGGACCTCGTTTACGATGCGGCCACGGTGCATCGGCAGCACCACGACCCGCGCGAGGTGCAGGTCTGCAAACTCATCTCCATCAAGACCGGCGGGTGCCCGGAGGACTGCAGCTATTGCAGCCAGAGCAGCCGGTACGAGACGGAGGTGAAGGCCAGCCCGCTGATGCCGAAGGACGAGGTGGTGGCGATCGCGCAGAAGGCGAAGGAAGCCGGCGTGACGCGCGTCTGCATGGGGGCGGCGTGGCGCGAGGTGCGCGACAACAAACAGTTCGACCGCGTGCTCGACATGGTGCGCGACGTGACGGACATGGGCTTGGAAGTCTGCTGCACGCTGGGCATGCTGACCGAGGAGCAGGCCAAGAAGCTCGAGGACGCGGGGCTGTACGCCTACAACCACAATCTGGACACGTCGGCGGAGTATTACGAGACGATCATCACCACGCGCACGTATCAGGATCGGCTGGACACGATCGCCAACGTGCGCAAGACGAACGTGACGGTCTGCAGCGGCGGGATCATCGGGCTGGGCGAAACGGTCGATGACCGCGTGAGCATGCTGTGTACCCTGGCGAACCTGCCGCAGCAGCCGGAATCGGTTCCCGTCAATATCTTATCGCGCGTGGAGGGGACGCCGTTGCAGTTGAATGAAGAGGTGCCGTTCACGCAGAGCCTTCGCATGATCGCGACGGCGCGGATCGTGTTTCCGAAGTCGACGATTCGTTTGAGCGCGGGGCGGGCGACGCTGTCGAGCGCTGAGCAGGCGCTGTGCTTCATGGCGGGGGCGAACAGCATCTTCTCATCGGAAACCAAGCGCATGCTGACGCTGGCGCCGACGAATGATTTCGACGAGGACAAGGCGCTGTTGACCGGCCTGGGCCTGACGATGCGCCCGCCGTTCAAGGATGCGGCCAGCAATGAACGCCGCGAAACGGCGATGGTGTAG
- a CDS encoding ABC transporter ATP-binding protein, protein MPLLQVDNISVRFGGLRALTDFSLAVDAGELVGLIGPNGAGKTTAFNVITGVYAPTSGHITLNGKRIDGASPVQINHAGLARTFQNIRLFGQMTVLDNVIVGYNRSAEHGLLGTIIRSPKFRREQDDMRRRGMELLHTLGLSGKASLLARNLPYGDQRRLEIARALATGPKILLLDEPAAGMNPSEKVELTHLIRQIRQQFGVGIWLIEHDMRLVMSLCDRIAVLDHGETIAIGTPAQVQSDPKVIGAYLGEPVSA, encoded by the coding sequence ATGCCGTTGCTGCAGGTCGACAACATCTCCGTGCGCTTCGGCGGCCTGCGGGCGCTGACGGATTTCTCGTTGGCGGTGGACGCGGGGGAACTGGTCGGCTTGATCGGGCCCAACGGGGCGGGCAAGACGACGGCGTTCAACGTCATCACCGGTGTGTACGCGCCGACCAGCGGGCACATCACGCTGAACGGCAAGCGGATCGATGGGGCGTCGCCGGTGCAGATCAACCATGCGGGGCTGGCGCGGACGTTTCAGAACATACGGCTGTTCGGGCAGATGACGGTGCTGGACAACGTGATCGTGGGGTACAACCGGTCGGCCGAGCATGGGCTGCTGGGGACGATTATCCGCAGCCCGAAGTTCCGGCGCGAACAGGACGACATGCGCCGCAGGGGCATGGAACTGCTGCACACGCTGGGGCTGTCGGGCAAGGCCAGCCTGCTGGCCCGCAATCTGCCGTATGGCGATCAGCGGCGATTAGAAATCGCACGGGCGCTGGCGACGGGGCCGAAGATCCTGCTGCTGGACGAGCCGGCGGCCGGCATGAACCCCAGCGAGAAGGTCGAGCTGACGCACCTCATCCGCCAGATCCGCCAGCAATTCGGCGTGGGCATCTGGCTGATCGAGCACGACATGCGGCTAGTCATGAGCCTCTGCGACCGCATCGCGGTGCTGGACCACGGCGAGACCATCGCCATTGGCACGCCGGCCCAAGTGCAGAGCGATCCGAAGGTGATCGGGGCCTACCTGGGAGAACCGGTATCCGCATGA
- a CDS encoding MraY family glycosyltransferase, with protein MTILLFTLIFVAFAVSWMVTLAMKHISPRIGFVDKPGHRKIHHNPKPLGGGVGIMAGFLLPVAAGLVIVWLMTPRSLPPDAPAEFVERAQTLNAYVGGAREQTPLVLSILGGALVLHLMGLRDDREALGPYAKLFIQLAVTTAIVVAFPDLRILTALGSVLAIVATVLWITAITNAFNFLDNMDGLSAGVAAVCTTAFLVATLSIQQWFVAAALALLLGALLGFLCFNFSPATIFMGDAGSLVVGFLLGVLTVRTTFLPPGADFGAGWYAVVAPLIVLAVPLYDLVVVSIIRLRNGKSPFVGDTNHFSHRLVARGMSRRTAVLCIYLVTAATSAAAIVLPHVRSGFLAAMIVGQTVLILGVVALLEQHPLPVPKEES; from the coding sequence ATGACGATTTTGCTTTTCACGTTGATCTTCGTCGCGTTCGCCGTCTCGTGGATGGTGACGTTGGCGATGAAGCACATCTCGCCGCGCATTGGGTTCGTGGACAAGCCGGGGCATCGCAAGATTCATCACAACCCGAAGCCACTGGGTGGAGGCGTGGGGATCATGGCGGGCTTTCTGCTGCCGGTGGCGGCTGGGTTGGTGATCGTCTGGCTGATGACGCCCAGATCCCTACCGCCCGACGCGCCCGCCGAGTTCGTGGAACGGGCCCAAACTCTCAACGCTTACGTTGGCGGCGCGCGCGAGCAGACGCCGCTCGTCCTCAGCATTCTGGGCGGGGCGCTCGTGCTGCACCTGATGGGGTTGCGCGACGATCGCGAGGCGCTGGGGCCGTACGCGAAGCTGTTCATCCAGCTCGCGGTGACGACGGCCATCGTGGTCGCCTTCCCGGACCTGCGGATCCTGACGGCCCTCGGATCGGTGCTGGCGATCGTGGCGACGGTGCTCTGGATCACGGCCATCACCAACGCGTTCAACTTTCTCGACAACATGGACGGCCTGAGCGCCGGTGTGGCGGCCGTCTGCACGACGGCGTTTCTGGTGGCGACGCTGTCGATTCAGCAGTGGTTCGTGGCGGCGGCGCTGGCCTTGTTGCTGGGGGCGCTGCTGGGGTTTCTCTGCTTCAACTTTTCGCCGGCCACCATCTTCATGGGCGATGCGGGGTCGCTGGTGGTGGGGTTTCTGCTGGGCGTGTTGACGGTGCGGACGACGTTCCTGCCGCCGGGGGCCGACTTCGGCGCGGGTTGGTACGCGGTGGTGGCGCCACTGATCGTGCTGGCGGTGCCGCTGTACGATTTGGTGGTGGTGAGCATCATTCGCCTGCGGAACGGCAAGAGCCCATTCGTGGGCGACACGAACCATTTTTCGCACCGCCTGGTGGCCCGCGGCATGAGTCGGCGGACGGCGGTGCTGTGCATCTACCTGGTGACGGCCGCCACCAGCGCCGCGGCCATCGTGCTGCCGCACGTGCGGTCGGGGTTCCTGGCGGCGATGATCGTCGGGCAGACGGTGCTGATCCTCGGAGTCGTGGCGTTGCTGGAACAACATCCGCTGCCGGTGCCGAAGGAAGAAAGTTGA